TTCTTTGTTGCTAGATTTTCCAATTCTTTGTTTGTTCTTTCATGACACCTTATTTGTGTAAGAGCAGTTAAGTTATCTATGTTAACCACTTTTGCTCCAGATATTTTAAAAAACGTGTTGCTAGTGTTGCTCATATATGGTGTAGGCCTGTGAGCTGTAgcttatctaatttctaatattataattctctctctctctctctctctctctcctctctctctctctctcctctctctcctcctctctctctctctccctctctctctctctctctctctctctctctctctctctctctctctctctctctctctctctctctctgagtcaagTCCTTCAGTTTTCATAGAAGTCTGAGGGCaggagttgtttttttttgggtgtaagtaggacacacacacacacacacacacacacacacacacacacacacacacacacacatttaagatTTAGGGTAGTTGGAGGGTAGTAAATAACAGAAGAGGTGGTAATGggtgaaggagatggaagggaaggcaagttATCAGAAAAGAGATTAGTGGGGGCCAGCTGTGAGTTTATGGATGTGAGTGagtcacatctctctctctctcctctcctcctctctctctctcctctctctctctctctcctctctctctctctctctctctctctctctctctctctctctctctctctctcctctctctctctctctctctctctctctctctctctctcctctctctctctctctctctgcatacacacacacacacacaacacacacacacacaccaacacacacacacacacacacacacacacacacacacacacacacacacacacacacacacacacacacacacacacacacacacacacacacacacacacacacatgtacaaaaGGAAGTAATAGATACGCATCCACTACCTTCATTCTTCTGGAATTGTCATAGGATTACCTTCCCAaccacatcaacacacacacacacacacacacacacacagagagagagagagaggagagagaggaggagagagagagaggagagaggagagagagagagagagagagagagagagagagagaaagagaatgtggggaggagggaggaataggagagtaagagggcaaggaatgaaccagggaggaggggaggacatGCTTTACTTGCATATTCTATGATGAATGGGGTTTTGATTTGCTGTGTTGTCAATTTTAGTCAAcagatttcctttcttttatagagtatgtatgttttttcaATGTGAATGTTTTTTAAATATGAACCAGTACTTTGCCTAATGCAAGATTAGGagtatgatgataataaatacCATATTTCCTCAAGTATAGGTCAATCTGAAATATAAATGATCCCTGATTTCTCGCCAGAAAATTAGTATTTTATGGTATACCTTGTATATAGGTTGACCACTTatatgtaagaaagaaaggggggGCTGGGGGGAAGAGCAGTAGCACCGTGACACTGATGTAAACAAAGACATGTGATGCAGTTCTGTATATGCCTGAATGCCAAAATCTTTTATTGTGTAATTCTATCTGTGGGGATGCACTACTGTATATGTGCTTATATTGTAACCAAACCTGTGCTTAGCAGTTTAAACAAAGACTGTTGAAACCACAGTATAAAGTAAGTCAAGTAGTCTATTATAAATTTATGAGCTTTACCTGCTAGATGCACAACATTACTAAGTAACTGTAAAAGACTTATCTTGTTTACTGGTCatagtaaataaatattaaattttTCTGAAGCCAAGAGTTGCTACCGGCCCTTTGTATCATGTTTGGATTCCTGAATTTATGCCCTAAGAAATCTTAGCCATATGTTTAGGTCaaccctaatttttttttctaaatattttaCCTTTAGAACTGGACCTATACTCaaggaaatacagtaaaatcatTATGAAGTGCTTGTACTATTTATGTCATTAGACAGATTTGCAtattttactatttcttttcttggcATGGAAACCTTTAATGAATAAGACTTGAATTTCAGTGTAAGTTAACCCTCACTCTGACAGTGTCAGTTCATTTACTGTATGCATAAAAATCTCAGGATCGTATTTATTGAAATAATTTAGTTTGAAATCCTTCAAGGAAATTGTGGTGTTTATATTGTCTTAATGCATGTTTTCAACAGTAAGTGGAAAGGATGGGAAGATTGCCAGGGATATGCGAGAGCGGATTACGCAGCTGCTTATAGACAATGAGGAGCTCCGGGTAGCCGCCGCAAAGCAACAGTTTGATAGTTTACCAGAGGGAGACACCAGGGCATTTAATAATGCTTTGGGCACCAATTACAAACTCAGGCTGGCTGTCAGCAAACTAATGTAAGTTTGAggtggtgtttgttttttgctttcACTGATGATAAAGGCTAGCAGTGCAATAGAACATTAGTCCCAACACTGTTTCCCATAAGAGGCCAAGTGATTTGGTTCAATGATATGCATCCCCAGCATATTCTTCCcattgatgatggtgatgacaatgatggaACTAGAAGTATTTTAAACATTATCAGGTTTGGAACTATTTCCTTTTACAAAATGTAACAATTGGCAACTCTGATGAAGCTTTCTTGACTGAGTATACCTTAATTTTTTGAAGGCTCACTTTGTTACTGTAAAactctttttaatatttatttttacatcaatctttatatttttactcaCATTACTTTGTTTCCTGCTGTATCTTTTTCAATGTAAGGTGCTATTTCTTATTAATTGATACTTTCAGTCACCTTGTCCCGGACCTCACTTCCTTAAAAGTATCCGCCAATGACCTccagaaagagaatgaagagctCCAGAACCAAGTTGGGAAACTACGATACCAGGAGGTGAGAAGAATTTAACAGTTGACCAAATGGAGGTAGAAGTGTTATCACTATATTGTATTGCCAAGTATCTCAGTAATTTTGTCACCTGAGGACATGAACACTGCTGCTTCCCAGTGTGCTTACTTGCTGATTgctttatgatgatgatgacaatgataaattACCTATCTTGTTTAAAAATGTATGGCAAAATTTTATCCCTACTAAAAACCATTAAATAAtggtttttggtataaatataGCATTAGTTTGATGCATGCTTCAAATCATCATGGAAATATGTAGACCAATCAGTGAGTAAGAGAATCAGTCATTGGCAGTGTTACCATATTGATGTGGTCTCAGATGGCAAAATCATTGTGACAGCCCAAATGAAACAGAGTATAATTAGTGACTATTGCATTTTTAAATGTATCTTTGTATAATGTGAAACCTTCTTAAGGCATTATCATCACAGTGAGAGAATGATGGGGAAGTTGTTATTTGTATGGAGACAGAAGCAATAGTGACTTTTCAGATGTTCTAAATtttgaatacaaaaataaatgcagTCAATACTGCATGATTGCTACTCTGCAGCTTAGGTTGTCTTCAGTCCTCAACACTGAGGTTTAAATCTGCACCAGTTCTCTGCGACAAGAACAAGGGCTGCACCTTTACTGAAGATCTACCCGTATAGTCCCTACCTGGCTGAGAATTTGAATCATGAGCCTCTCTGTTGTGAGCAAAGTGCTCAAATCAGTGTGCTACCAGGCATGACATCAGTCATTTTATATCACACCTTAAAAACATTCAGCTCCTGCAGCCTGTGAGTTTGAATCCAGCTATACTCCTACAGCAACCACTGCCTCAGGAATTAAATGCTGTGACCAGGGAAGTGGAGGGCTTGAAAAAAGTTATAGATGAAgcctcaaagaaaaagaaagctccTCCCAACTTTGAGAATGCCAAGATTTATCTTTCCTATATGTCTCAGGTAAGGTAGAGAATTAGAACAATGGGTGCTGCAAGTGATCTGTTAAtagctttcttttcattttttttactttcatgtgTGAGTTTTTACATCAAGTGTTCCATTCAACTATTTAATTTTACCTAATTAGTTTCTTtagtaattaaattaatgtaCTATGGGGTTTGTTTATTATATGTAGTTTATactaattaatgttttattgaCTTTTCTGCTGTTATCCCTTAATTACTGTATTGTCTTCAGCTACTGAAGTGTTAGTCTGATGTCTGCAGATGGTTGTAAATGTGTTGCATTACTAATTGCTACTTGTCTGACTGCTGGATAGACATGGAATTCTTTATTCTCTGAGCATTGGATGCATTATGGATGGAGGTGCATCCTCCCTGTAGAACAGTTGGCAGACCTGTATGCATCTGGGCTGATTTGCCTCCTACACTCTTCTCTTTGTGAAGTACATCACAGGACTTCTTTTACACAGACAACTGTTATCCTCACTTTGCTGGTTGACATTCTGGGAAAATACTAAACAAGGGAATCTAATTTATGGGAGAAAATTACAACTCCAAGAAACTAAATAAGATGCCagttaaataaaatattaacaaaataatgCCATTAGACATTCACTCATCCCATTGCTGACATTCAAGCATCATATATTCATGTCTGTTCATACATGTTACATCCCTCGTTTTTATGGacaaagttgttttcttttacttgagTCTTGCTTTGGATGAACATAAGAATACTGGGTGAAGCATTCTCAGCCTCTGGCCATCATAATTTTCAGTCACCTTCAGGGAATGCAGGGACTTGTATTCCATTACAGGTAATGTTACAGTTACTTACAAGATGGTGCAGGATGAAGTGCTGGTTGGCAGTTTTGCCTCATCCTTGCACAGTACAGGGATACTCCCTATTTCTCAGATGTCCAGAATACTACCCGATTAAGATGTAACTGTCTGTGAGAGATACAGCAAAGCTCTTTTGTGATTGCAATTACAAAAATTAGTTGTTGTAATATTACTCAATAGGATTTTTGTCAGGTTTGGCCAAAGTATAAGACTGCCAGCCTGTCTTATTGCTTGCAGTGACTTAAGTGTGTTTGCAGTGACTGGAGAAATTATTAAATTTTTACCCCAAGTGTCTCACACTTGTCTTAGTATGTAttatgaaaataagggaaaattggtACAAGGTGGCCTCCACCCGTAGGTCCTGCAGTCTCTCCAGGATTTCAAAGAAGGAGGCTTCGTGGAGAAGCTGGATGTGGCCACTGATGTGTTTGAGGGGCTGGTGCCAGGCAATATGAAGCCATCTGCTTCTGTGAGTGTTGCTGCGATGTGCTTCTGTATTTGCTCTGCTTAGTGTTTTAATTATCAGCTAACCTAAAGTGAATCTCAAATATGCCATAGGATTATGCAAATggaagttaattttatcttcagGTCCAGACTTGATGGTTTTTAAGGTAATTCTTTgcttttatgtatattttcagaTGGGTacagggactctctctctctctctctctctctctctctctctctctctctctctctctcctctctctctctctctctctctctctctctctctctctctctctctctctctctctctctctctctctctctctctctctctctctctctctctctctctctctctctctctctcctctctttgtgTAAAATTTGTAACAGGACATGACTACTGTCTTCTCAGGTGGCCTCTTTTCAGTCAGCTACACATCATAACTTGTGATGTGTATATTAGTAAGAATGTTACTCATCGGCACGCTTGACACTTGCATAACTTTCACCTCgcactttttaattttttatttttaatgtgcAAGACAAAATATGCAGTAAAGGAATTTAATGTTATGCAGGAATAGGTATTGGGGAATATGTTGGTGTACATCTTCCAGTTACTAACATTTGTATGTTGCTGTAAAATATTGTAAATTCAGGGACAAATGATATCTTATGTTCATAACACTGTTCTCGatagcaagaaaaatatgagagaagaaATTGCATCCTATTTTATGATATACCATCTATAATTTGTCCCGAAGAAGACATTAGCTGTATTTTCCAAAACAGTAAATTGGGTACAGATGCCATACCTAACTGAATATTTATACCACTAAAAAAACTATTTCCAAATTTCAAATAATGTATTCAAGAAGGGTTCAGATGACATTCATACATGTTTAGTCAATATGCATTATTACTGTGTTGCCTAACCATGTGAGACAGTAAGTGATCATCCTGGTGACCTGTTGCCTGTCACTCCAGGTGCACCAGAAGCTGAACTCTGTGCGTACCAAGTTCAACCAGCTTAGATCCTCTCTGGCTTCAAAATGGGACAAGGTGTGTATTGTGAACTTGTTTTGTTAGTTATTCTCACTTTGTCAGGTTGCTAAGTGATAAAGAAGAATTACACATAACTGAGAGAGTAAGCAGTGTTTTTTGTGCTTCAGATAAAAGATTTAGGTCGGCCTCAAAACCTGGTCCGGGTGAGTCAAGACACTCTTGCCAAGATGAATCGTGTGATTGTCAACGTAGTGAACAAGATGAAAGACATCGGGCAGGTCAGCATcatgaagagagggaaggccTCCTTTGAGAGCACCACTGCCACTCTGGCCCAGAGTTTGGCTGCCCTTGGAGACCAATTTGAGAAGACGTGGAACAACCTTGAGGTAAGATGCTGTACTCAAAAGTTATTTTATACTGAAAGGAAAGTGCTTGcagtttattatttaattaatgaggaaagaagagtatGTATGTGTGACATCCCTACAGTATGTGATACTTTGTTAGATTTTTATCCGTTATTTTTTAAAACTAGCAGTTTAATGTAATATGGAGTAGAGGAAAAGTGTAACAAAACTCTTATTCTTTCCaagaaatgtatatatttaaatatTCCACTTGCACAAAATTAACCGAAATGAGTGCCACAAAATGGCACTCTTACACATCTCCAGTGGATGATTTACTTGTGTTGCTTCTTGCTGTTCATGGTCCCAGACATGAACAATACGTTGTTCCCCTATATGCCATAGTTTAACTCACTATTCTCTGATTTTACTGCCATCGATATTTAGGCTTCATTAATCTTTGACTCCATAATTGAGAGGTGACACACACATGTGTGAATAAGATTCCTATCTTATATGAAACAGAATCATCATGAATTGTTTTGAACATCATTTTGCCAAAGCTGCTCTTTATCAGTATTTCCTTAGTACACACTCATCCAGTTATTATGGACATAGGATTTTTCCTCATCCTGATGCTTGGGTAAAGGAAAACCAATTATATCCATCCCTCACACTATATCCCTCATAAAAAGACTGACTGAATGCAGTAAAGAAAAGGCTAGGTATTGAAGGTGACGCTAATAGTAATGCAGCACCAGTTAGCAGTCTGTGGTTAATGAGTTGTGTGTATTTCAATAGTCTGTAGTGTCAGTCATAACCAGTCTATAGCCATACAAGCACAGAGTTGAGACATAGTTCTCTTATATTTACTCATGCCTGAATAATATGGCCCTTGCACTGTTAACTAGAAAGATGTTTCCTAATCCTTGGGTCaagtatgtaagaaaataagagtatGTGAAGAGCAgttttcttgaaaaaaatccCTCTCTGAGAGGAattctcatcatcattctcgTTGCTTAGGATCAACACTTTCTctgtgtcctttctttttttttttttcttttttttttcagcacttcactttccttctcagactaaaatattcttttctcaATCATTCTCGTAGTTTTACACCAGGTATTCAATATATGCAATTTCTATCATATGCAATTAACCTTAATATGTCAAGTATTCTCATTATGcaagtagcagcagtggtgtgacTGGTTGGTGAGGTAGGGTGGCCAACTTGCATTAGAGGGTGATGGGTGAAAAtgttttctctcgctttcttcATACCGCACACAGCCCacaatttaaaattttttgtttgtttacagtgTCTTTTCATAGCATATTTTATAGTTTATCTCTACTAAtgtgttttgctgttgttttagtgctttattcctTGTGAAATACCCGAATAAATATTTAGAGGATTAAAAAATGTCATAGAACATAATCCCCTATAATTAATGGGATGATAGCTTTGATGCATCAGAATTCTCATTATGCAAGCTTTTCGCAGAACGTAACCCTCGCTTATAATGAATACCTGGTGTATTATCATAATGATGATTGTGTGTATTTCTCTTGCAGTTATTTCCATGATAGATTCTGATGTACATTTtccattatttgttttcattttctttccctaactTAGGCTGAAGTTGATACTGATGGAGAAGAGGTTGGTGATGAACTCTtggcagaggaagggagagctggagcagaggaggaggaagaagatgaaggcaTAGTGGATGATATGGAAGCTGAGGAAAGGAAGCCACAAGATATGGGAAAAGAACCATCGGAGATTAAAAACCTTGGGCCTAACAAAGCAAAGGAAGGTGGGAAGAGTGGTGAAGCagggaatggagaaggaggaagaggaggaagtggaggaagaggagggggaggaagaggaggaggaggaggaggaggaggaggagatgacaagAAAGACTTAGATGATaagaaaagcaacaaagaaactgtagagaagaaggagaaacctGATGGTAAGCGGGACAGATCAAGGAGTCGAGTGAgtagcaaggaagagaagaaggaagagaagaaggaaaagaaggcaaagaagaaggaggaaaaggcaaagaagaagaaagagaaggaagacaagaaatcaaagaaagacaaaaataataacaaaaagaccaaagaggaaaaggaaaactacaATCACAAAAAGGATGACTGGGGCAAGAAGAACCTCCAGGAGGATGACAAGAGGCACCAAAGGAAGCAGTTTAATAAATTTGACAAGAAGCAGCACCGacatggtagtgatgatgacgatgacgacgatgatgacgacgagGAAAACGATGATGGCAAATTCAAGAAAAAGTACCAAAAGAAGAAACCAGTTTATgaagatgatgacgataatgacagTGACGATAACTCCAAGAGGAAATCTCACAAAAATGAAGTGCTTGAGgaagacgacgatgacgacgacaaaAAGAAGGGTCTGCTGCGTCACTGGGAGAAGCCGTCCAGAAAAAACTACCGCAGGGAATACCCAGGGCCCAAGAAAGCTTTCATCCGTAGGCGGGGTAAGAATGCCACCAGGTACCATGGGGATGAAGATAGGGACTGGATGCAGAAGAGGGCAACAGGTAGGGAGGTGAGgcgcagggaagaacagaaggCAGACTGGCTTTTTGAACGGGCAAAGCACCGCAGCCacaggagggtggaggagcaAAAAGCTGACTGGCTGTTTGATCGAGCCAGTCACAGGAGAGATCAGAGGGTTGGGGAAGCAGAGGAACACAGTCACAGGGCAGTAGGGGATAACGAGAAACTCCAAAGCCACACCAAACATGAGAGACGTCAGGCAAAGAGACGCTACGTGAGGTTTGATTATgacgatgatgattatgatgatgatgatgaaattgaCAATGATGATTATCAGCTTTAccatcatccccatcaccaccaccaacatcatcatcatcatcaggagagagggagagcagagcAAAAGCATCACAGTAAAAAGGGTAAGAGGGAGTGGGTCATTCCCAACTTCAGTGCAACAGGGAAGACTTACTACTATTAACCAGCATAACAAGTGCTCTCTCTCCCAAACTGATGATGTAAACTTCTAACTTTGTAATGTATTCATGATAAC
This window of the Scylla paramamosain isolate STU-SP2022 chromosome 1, ASM3559412v1, whole genome shotgun sequence genome carries:
- the LOC135089398 gene encoding uncharacterized protein LOC135089398 isoform X15 — its product is MSSPKHDRDSDRESLTGWTLVDREGKEGKPEKTTRSRGKKEDDKDSGESSSSPVDVEKKDEENKEKNESGCGTEEEGEEELSEDLISMGKRVQEIKASSGSDSSDIETLDCPGPDDFYEDHTQGYSSLHSSLLSSSLSGFTFVEDADDGDVESLGSSDVLVLDQEGKGVDEETDLSLASSPSLPEDLPAIKPDTQYRHTPDRDLNSRLNIVVALTLACVLGLGLGHFLGWSSRSMWQENLNSAQVRRLRELQDDLLSCINTPSHELPDEEPESREPEYLPTTTFIPVLPEAEAEGVANVETFVESLVVPLEEAGVVIDPGQQQRQQGDIHHTPYRPGSSMEPTFATLDLLYGSSDPAPALDQEQEPMIHSGLLEPPLTSHTVAEDEIDPSQPQPPLPMKTMEPTLNEEGTSPPTVSQTNTLPPVELDSGLESFLGEESEQTLLQSSAVPEGEEEDASATAIEYSQIIEALNLENEELRSEISRLQQENVSPIKISGKDGKIARDMRERITQLLIDNEELRVAAAKQQFDSLPEGDTRAFNNALGTNYKLRLAVSKLIHLVPDLTSLKVSANDLQKENEELQNQVGKLRYQEVLQSLQDFKEGGFVEKLDVATDVFEGLVPGNMKPSASVHQKLNSVRTKFNQLRSSLASKWDKIKDLGRPQNLVRVSQDTLAKMNRVIVNVVNKMKDIGQVSIMKRGKASFESTTATLAQSLAALGDQFEKTWNNLEAEVDTDGEEVGDELLAEEGRAGAEEEEEDEGIVDDMEAEERKPQDMGKEPSEIKNLGPNKAKEGGKSGEAGNGEGGRGGSGGRGGGGRGGGGGGGGGDDKKDLDDKKSNKETVEKKEKPDGKRDRSRSRVSSKEEKKEEKKEKKAKKKEEKAKKKKEKEDKKSKKDKNNNKKTKEEKENYNHKKDDWGKKNLQEDDKRHQRKQFNKFDKKQHRHGSDDDDDDDDDDEENDDGKFKKKYQKKKPVYEDDDDNDSDDNSKRKSHKNEVLEEDDDDDDKKKGLLRHWEKPSRKNYRREYPGPKKAFIRRRGKNATRYHGDEDRDWMQKRATGREVRRREEQKADWLFERAKHRSHRRVEEQKADWLFDRASHRRDQRVGEAEEHSHRAVGDNEKLQSHTKHERRQAKRRYVRFDYDDDDYDDDDEIDNDDYQLYHHPHHHHQHHHHHQERGRAEQKHHSKKGKREWVIPNFSATGKTYYY